One Campylobacter concisus DNA window includes the following coding sequences:
- the mshL gene encoding pilus (MSHA type) biogenesis protein MshL gives MLVSKLSKFIITAALASFLATPIMAKPSTCLSKNFSMKITDDISLGDVLNQLSEMCDFSIVAKDAYSKKELDDKVFGVNIRNMSLSEVFDLLLNEKNLSYEFSNNVLKISSLQTKIFKIDYITSIREGTAITKASVDASPSEVGNSSSSDTSSNDIKNENNLIRTTEKFDFWEKLDAELKAILNNSSEHITAPDPIINQNAGLITVTATPSQLKRVEKYIAEMQRRLKKQVIIDVSIIAVDLNNEYKQGVDWSKFELGFNSYIGNQGSSTGSSASWTNKGNSLSDGFGRTLNIAANLNFSLDGMINFLETNGKTKVVSSPKVTTLNNQQALISVGDNINYRVMEETDNGSNNNNNNRLTTTYKQYSVFIGILLNLLPEVSDNNKIMLRINPSLSSFKYAEDDTRGQNTSIREIAPDTVQKKLSTVVQVNSGDTIILGGLIGQTKNKQNTAVPLLADIPLIGSVFKSTRDGVKTTELIFVITPRVVDLEDPKPVQQSLKDLGFSKSIYE, from the coding sequence ATGTTGGTATCAAAATTAAGTAAATTTATTATAACTGCGGCGTTAGCTTCATTTTTAGCTACCCCTATAATGGCAAAACCAAGCACATGCTTGAGTAAAAATTTTAGTATGAAGATCACAGACGATATAAGTCTTGGAGATGTTTTAAATCAGCTCTCTGAAATGTGTGATTTTAGTATCGTTGCAAAAGATGCTTATAGCAAAAAAGAGCTTGACGATAAAGTCTTTGGCGTAAATATTAGAAACATGAGCCTAAGCGAGGTCTTTGATCTGCTTTTAAACGAGAAAAATTTAAGCTATGAGTTTTCAAATAATGTCTTAAAAATCTCATCGCTTCAAACAAAAATTTTTAAAATAGACTATATCACCTCTATCCGTGAAGGCACAGCTATCACAAAAGCTTCGGTTGATGCCTCTCCGTCAGAAGTAGGCAATAGCTCAAGCAGTGATACTAGCTCAAATGATATAAAAAATGAAAACAACTTGATAAGAACAACTGAGAAATTTGACTTCTGGGAGAAGCTTGACGCTGAGCTAAAAGCTATCTTAAATAATAGCAGTGAGCACATCACCGCACCAGATCCTATCATAAACCAAAATGCTGGACTTATCACGGTTACAGCTACCCCATCACAGCTAAAACGCGTTGAAAAATATATAGCGGAGATGCAAAGAAGACTTAAAAAACAAGTCATCATCGATGTTTCTATCATCGCAGTTGATCTAAATAATGAGTATAAGCAAGGTGTTGATTGGAGTAAATTTGAGCTTGGATTTAACTCATATATAGGCAACCAAGGCTCTAGTACCGGCTCAAGTGCAAGCTGGACAAATAAGGGCAACAGCTTAAGCGATGGCTTTGGTCGCACACTAAATATCGCTGCAAATTTAAACTTTAGCCTTGATGGTATGATAAATTTCCTTGAAACAAATGGCAAAACAAAGGTCGTTTCAAGTCCAAAAGTAACCACTCTAAACAACCAACAAGCGCTAATCTCTGTGGGTGATAATATAAACTACCGTGTAATGGAAGAGACAGATAATGGTAGCAACAATAACAATAACAATAGGCTTACAACAACTTATAAGCAATACTCTGTATTTATCGGTATCTTGTTAAATTTACTTCCAGAAGTTTCAGATAACAACAAGATCATGCTTCGCATAAACCCGAGCTTGAGCAGCTTTAAGTATGCAGAAGACGACACAAGAGGTCAAAACACCTCTATTAGAGAGATAGCGCCTGACACCGTTCAGAAAAAACTCTCAACAGTTGTTCAGGTAAATAGTGGCGATACTATCATACTTGGTGGTCTTATCGGACAGACTAAAAATAAGCAAAATACAGCTGTGCCACTTCTAGCTGATATACCTTTGATAGGAAGCGTCTTTAAAAGCACAAGAGATGGCGTAAAAACGACTGAACTTATCTTTGTCATTACGCCAAGAGTTGTTGATCTTGAAGATCCAAAACCAGTTCAGCAGTCGCTAAAAGATCTAGGATTTTCTAAATCGATCTATGAGTAA
- a CDS encoding ATP-binding protein, protein MSNENIYTHIKDVFIDEDESLNFVNLDNSISCYNKIVLALKKPLKLILFYGKPGSGKTFLLNKIANDLKEDKSLIFFPHPFFSEATFIEALCEQIYGKKLEDINNFESFIKFYSKDFSSKDEILKNQMTVILDEAQLYPTELIEKIRLMADTRMFKFLFTIHKTENEDILAKDYFQTRIWESIELSSADVNEIIIYLQRKLSQKNYDKYLKFEKKDYECAYSFCGGNLRTLNKIMYKFYEICEYYEQYQPSKLSGDKANTMILTMAALDAGLIDA, encoded by the coding sequence ATGAGTAACGAAAATATTTATACGCATATAAAAGATGTTTTTATAGATGAAGACGAGAGTTTAAATTTCGTAAATTTAGACAACTCTATAAGCTGCTACAACAAGATAGTTTTAGCTCTAAAAAAGCCACTAAAGCTCATCTTGTTTTATGGCAAGCCAGGTAGTGGCAAGACCTTTTTGCTAAACAAGATCGCAAATGATCTAAAAGAAGATAAAAGTCTCATCTTTTTCCCGCATCCATTTTTTAGCGAGGCGACATTTATCGAGGCGCTTTGTGAGCAAATTTATGGAAAAAAGCTTGAAGATATAAACAACTTTGAGAGCTTTATAAAATTTTATTCAAAAGACTTTAGCAGTAAAGATGAAATTTTAAAAAATCAAATGACTGTTATCCTAGATGAAGCGCAGCTCTATCCGACTGAGCTTATCGAGAAGATAAGGCTTATGGCTGATACTAGGATGTTTAAATTTCTCTTTACGATACACAAAACTGAAAACGAAGATATTTTGGCAAAAGATTATTTTCAGACTAGGATATGGGAGAGCATCGAGCTAAGTAGCGCTGATGTAAATGAGATCATCATCTACTTGCAAAGAAAGCTTAGTCAAAAAAACTATGACAAATACCTTAAATTTGAGAAAAAAGACTACGAGTGCGCCTACTCATTTTGCGGTGGAAATTTAAGAACGCTAAACAAGATCATGTATAAATTCTATGAAATTTGCGAATACTACGAGCAGTATCAGCCTTCAAAGCTTAGCGGCGATAAGGCAAATACCATGATACTCACCATGGCTGCACTTGATGCGGGGCTAATCGATGCTTGA